Within the Paenibacillus sp. AN1007 genome, the region TGCTCAATAAACGAACGCTCCGGCCCTGACTTCATCAACACCGTTAACCCAATCATGGAAACTACCAACGATTGGGCCATAAGCCCCGTGTCTGCATTACCTGCCAACTCTCCGCTCCGCTGGCCTTTTTCAAGAGCCTCTCTGAAAATAACCGCTAAATACATCTGATGCTCACGTGTTAAAACAGCAAATTTGGGATCATGTGGAGCGAGTTCAACCATCGTGTTGATACAAAAACAACCGTGACTGGGTCTGTTTCCATTACCTTCTGATGCAATCTGTTCAAATATTCCCCTAAAAGCCTTCTTTACAGAGTCACCCTGAGTAAGCTTTGCTCTTATTTGTGCTGCATGTGCAGACGTATACCTTCGCAGCACACGTTCAAACAAATCTTTTTTATCGCCAAAAGCTGCATACAAGCTGGGCCGTTGAATCCCCATTGCCGTCGTTAAATCCGTTAAGGACGCTGCCTCAAACCCTTTGATCCAGAATACGTGCATAGCAGCATCAAGTGCTTCATCTGTATTGAACTCCCTTTTCCTAACCATAACACCGCCCCTTTATTTATCGAACAGTATAGATTTATTCTAACTCAACAATGTAAAAAAGTCCAAACGGAAAGGCTCTTTTTTAATATCAGTCTAAAAGATAAAATTATATTTATAGTAAATTTCCATGCTACAAGCGCCTTGATCTTACATACGATCCTTCTTCCGAATTGTCCATCAAGTTCAAACTTTCGAGACTATTGACAATCCATTTCAAAAAATATATTGTTAATCCCGATTATATTATACTGATCAGTACATTAAAGAGAGGAGATACCAATGCACACATCACATCAACATTTACAAGCATCCAATCAAAAGAAAGAGGGCATGACCAGCGCACTCGCTTGGGTTATTGCCGTATGCAGCGGTTTATCTGTCGCAAATATCTATTACGCGCAGCCCTTGCTGGATTCCATTGCCCTTGAATTCGGACTGTCTACTGCTTCAATCGGTTCTGTGATCACGGTTACTCAGATTTGCTACGCCCTAGGTTTGCTGCTGCTTGTTCCGCTAGGAGATATCGTCGATCGTCGAAAACTGATCATTATACAGATGCTTTTCTCGGCTTTGGCTTTAATCTTTGCTGCAGCTTCTGATTCGTATCCCTTACTGCTAATAGGGCTTGCAATCGTTGGATTGTTAGCTGTAATCACACAAACATTTGTTGCTTATGCCGCCCATTTATCGGCCGATTCCGAGCGAGGTACGATGGTCGGCCGAGTCACCAGCGGTATTGTGATTGGCATTCTGCTCGCGCGAACTGTGGCAGGTTCCATGAATGACTGGCTGGGCTGGAGATCGGTTTATCTATTATCTGCGAGCCTTACTTTGATAAGCATACTGGTATTAATACGCATACTCCCTCACCGACCCGTCACAGACAACAAAATAAGCTATTTTCAATTACTTGGCTCCACCCTGCGGCTGTATACATCGTTACGCGTGCTTCGCGTTCGCGGTTTACTTGCCATGCTGATATTTATGGCATTCAGTATCCTTTGGACTGCCATGGTGCTGCCGCTCAGTGCCCCTCCATTATCTTTGTCACACACATTCATAGGTGCCTTTGGACTTGCAGGCGCTGCGGGCGCCTTGGCTGCGGCTAAAGCAGGCAAACAAGCAGACCGAGGTTACGGGCAGGTGACTACCGGAGTTTCCCTTGTCATTTTGATATTATCCTGGATACCGATCGGATTGTTACATACGTCTCTATGGTTTCTAATCCTCGGTGTTATCCTGCTTGACCTTGCTGTGCAGGCAGTACATGTCACGAATCAGAGTTTGATCTATCAAGTCCGTCCCGAAGCTCAGAGCCGATTGACGGCATCGTATATGATCTTTTATTCGATTGGGAGTGCGGTTGGTTCTATCACTTCTACCCATGTCTACGCCTGGTCAGGCTGGACAGGTGTTTGCTGGTTGGGTGCGGCTGTTAGTACAGCAGCTCTACTGTTATGGATTGTCGATCGTCAGTTCGATCGCTCCCTTCAATCCAGGGTTAACCATAATCACCGTAACAACATGTGATTCCACTAAAAAACGAACCCCTTATCGAATGACGAGAGGTTCGTTTCCTATGACTTTTTTGCGGTTCAAATGAGCAGTTCATTAATGGAGAGGGTGCGCTCTTTGGACAGATCCCGATATTCTTCCGACTCGACTTTAATCAGCGGTTTGAAGATATCTGATGCATTGTTCATCACAATAACACCTTTTTCTCCATTGCTGAGCAGCACTTGTTTGCCAATAAAGTTAGGCAGCAGATGCTGCATTAACGCCTGAACCGGTTTCTCATTTAATTTGCCAAATCCCATGCTGTAGATATCTCTGAGGTTGTTAATCAGATTCGGATTGCTCGCGCCATGATTACCGGATCGCATACCTATGTATATATCTGCCACGGACACAATTTGGGTATACGGATGAATCTCACCTTTTCCAAGCTGCATCGGAAAGCCTGAACCGTCTTCCCGTTCATGATGCTGCAGAGCGACCAGAGCTGTGGCCTCATCAGTCATCGAGTTTTTAATGATCTCGTGCCCATAGATGGTGTGACGCTGCAGTTCAAGCTGTTCATCCGCCGTCAAAGGTTCTGTTTTATTGCGAATCCGGTGTGAAACTTTACACTTTCCGATATCGTGCAGGTAACCTCCGCGGCTGATCAAGTAACTTTCTGACTGGGAATATCCCATCCAACTTGCGATATAAAAGGATAAAAGACCTACCTGAATGGAATGGGTGTAATTATTAACGTCATCCCGTTCCAGCATCATCAGGAGATGCACAACATCCTTCTGCTCATCAAGACCTTCGACCATAGGCTGCAGGGCATCATCCACCATTGTGGCATTAAACTTGCCTACCGTCAGCGCTTCCAGAAATGCATTTTGATAATTATGTACAGTTTGAAGGAATTGAGATTTCATCTCTTCTTCAGGAGGTTGTTCTTTACTGCTTGTGCCGTTTGTACTGCTGCTTGATCCCTGTGTCTGTTTCATTGAAGCAGCAAAAAATTCGGCTTCTGTAATGCCTTCGTCACGCAGTTCAATATCTACGTAATCTACACGATGCTGCATAAGCAGGGTGATATCATCGCTTC harbors:
- a CDS encoding TetR/AcrR family transcriptional regulator translates to MVRKREFNTDEALDAAMHVFWIKGFEAASLTDLTTAMGIQRPSLYAAFGDKKDLFERVLRRYTSAHAAQIRAKLTQGDSVKKAFRGIFEQIASEGNGNRPSHGCFCINTMVELAPHDPKFAVLTREHQMYLAVIFREALEKGQRSGELAGNADTGLMAQSLVVSMIGLTVLMKSGPERSFIEQSIQASLAVMGPF
- a CDS encoding MFS transporter — its product is MHTSHQHLQASNQKKEGMTSALAWVIAVCSGLSVANIYYAQPLLDSIALEFGLSTASIGSVITVTQICYALGLLLLVPLGDIVDRRKLIIIQMLFSALALIFAAASDSYPLLLIGLAIVGLLAVITQTFVAYAAHLSADSERGTMVGRVTSGIVIGILLARTVAGSMNDWLGWRSVYLLSASLTLISILVLIRILPHRPVTDNKISYFQLLGSTLRLYTSLRVLRVRGLLAMLIFMAFSILWTAMVLPLSAPPLSLSHTFIGAFGLAGAAGALAAAKAGKQADRGYGQVTTGVSLVILILSWIPIGLLHTSLWFLILGVILLDLAVQAVHVTNQSLIYQVRPEAQSRLTASYMIFYSIGSAVGSITSTHVYAWSGWTGVCWLGAAVSTAALLLWIVDRQFDRSLQSRVNHNHRNNM
- a CDS encoding HD domain-containing protein — its product is MRIHIMNLQDGDRLTADTFSDAGLHILGKGTVIRSDDITLLMQHRVDYVDIELRDEGITEAEFFAASMKQTQGSSSSTNGTSSKEQPPEEEMKSQFLQTVHNYQNAFLEALTVGKFNATMVDDALQPMVEGLDEQKDVVHLLMMLERDDVNNYTHSIQVGLLSFYIASWMGYSQSESYLISRGGYLHDIGKCKVSHRIRNKTEPLTADEQLELQRHTIYGHEIIKNSMTDEATALVALQHHEREDGSGFPMQLGKGEIHPYTQIVSVADIYIGMRSGNHGASNPNLINNLRDIYSMGFGKLNEKPVQALMQHLLPNFIGKQVLLSNGEKGVIVMNNASDIFKPLIKVESEEYRDLSKERTLSINELLI